TAAACCAAGCAACCCAATCTTCATCAGTGCCCCCGCTGCCTCGGCGGTCTTCACGCAAAGTTCTCCGGCGAACGATGGTTCGCATGGCAAGAGCCGACACGTGCGTGTCGGCTCTTGCCGGGGAGTTCATCAAACGCAGCTTTGGGGCCGATGTTTGTTTCCGATGTTGAATTGCTTACACATACGTGAGACGGCGCCGCCAGAATTCAGCGGTGGAACTTGCGGACGTCGAGATGCTCGGCGCGAATCCAGCGCACCGTGCGAGTGGATGAGCGCATGATCACGGTGTGTGTCTCGATGCGACCGTCGAAGAAGCGCGCGCCCGGCAGCAACGGGCCGTCCGTGACGCCCGTCGCGGCGAAGATGATGTCCCCCGAGACCATATCCTCAACACGGAAGATCTTTCGGGGGTTTTCGATGCCGAGCGTCTCTGCGTGCCGAGCCTGCTCGTCATTGAGGCCCCAGAGCCGCCCCTCGATCTGGCCGCCGAGGCAGGCGAGCGCGGCGGCTGCGAGGACGCCTTCGGCGGAACCGCCCGTGCCGAGGTAGATATCGATGCCGGTTTCGTCCGGCTTGCAGGTCTGGATCACGCCCGCTATGTCGCCATCGCCGATCAGAGCCACGGCTGCGCCGGCTGAACGGATCTCCTCGATCAGCCTCGCATGGCGTGGCCTGTCGAGCACGCACGCCGTCAGTTCGGAAACGCGCACGCCCTTTGCGGATGCGAGGCGCGCGAGATTTTCTTCAATGGGGCGGTCGAGGCTCACCAGTCCCGGTTCATAGCCCGGACCGATGGCGATCTTCTCCATGTAGACGTCCGGCACCTTGAGCATGCAGTCGCGCTCGGTCATCGTTACGACCGCGAGCGCGCCCGGCAGGGATTTCGCGCAGAGCGTCGTGCCTTCGAGCGGATCGACCGCAATGTCGACGGGCTGCCCGCCGACGCCCAGTTCCTCCCCCTCGTAGAGAAGAGGCACTTCGTCCCGCTCGCCCTCACCGACCACGATGCGGCCGTCGATGGCGAGTTCGGCAAGCTCGCGATGCATGGCCGTGGCGGCGGCGGCGTCCGCCTGCCGTTCGTCGCCCCGCCCGCGGAGTTTGGCCGCCGCGACGGCGGCGCCCTCCGTCACACGAGCGATATCGAGCGAAAGCGTGCGCATGAGACTGCTCGCCGGTCTGGCGAATGACGGCTCGTTTGCCATGGTCCTGGCCCTCCCGCGAAACTCAGGTGGCTAAAGCTGTAGCACTTAAAGCGCCTCGATCCGTATCGTTTGGGGCACGCCGGAAACATGCCCATCCTCGACGATAGCGTCGAGCGCCGCGCGAAGACGTTCCTCGCGCGTGCGATGCGTGATGAGGACGACAGGCGTCGATTCTGCTCCGTTACCCGGTCGCCGGAAACCGGGCAGATCGGTCGGCGCGCGCCTCTGAACGATGCTTTCGAGCGAGATATCCTGTTCGGCCATGCGTGTGGCAATGGCGGCGATGGCGCCGGGGCGGTCGTAGACGGAGAGGCGAATGTAGAAGCCGCCCTCATGCGACGACATGCCGGGCCGCGTCTGGGGGCGAAGCCTCGCAACGGGCAGGATGAAGGGGGGGCTGATGTGGTTGCGGGCGATGTCGATGATATCTCCCGCCACAGACGACGCGGTCGCGCGCGCGCCGGCGCCCGGCCCGGCGAGGATGATCAGCCCTGCGTAATCGCCCTCGACGGCCACAGAATTCAGCGCTCCGTCCACACGGGCAAGAGCGCTTGTCTTCGGGATCATGGTTGGCGAGACACGCGCCTCGATGCCGTCCTCCGTCTGGATGGCGACGGCGAGCAACTTGATTCGGTAGCCGAGTTCTTCGGCGGCGTCGAAATCGAACGGTTCGATGCGGCGGATGCCTTCGAGGTGAATCGAGCCAAAGTCCGGGCGGACGCCGAAGGCGAGCGCCGCGAGAAGCGCGAGCTTGTGGCCCGCATCCTGTCCGTCGATGTCGAAACTCGGGTCTGCTTCCGCATAGCCGAGCGCCTGCGCCTCGGCCAGCACCTCCGCGAAGGGCAGCTTCTCCCGCTGCATACGTGTCAGGATATAATTGCTCGTGCCGTTCAGAATGCCGTAGACGCGACTTATGGAATTGCCGAGCAGGCTCTCGCGCAGCCCCTTCACGATGGGAATGCCGCCCGCGATGGCCGCCTCGAAATTGAGCGCGAGGTTCTTCTTCTCGGCAAGCCCGGCGAGATAGACGCCGTGGCGCGCAAGAAGCGCCTTGTTCGCGGTTACGACATGCTTGCCCGCTTCGAGCGCGGCTTCCACGCTTTGAAGCGCGGGGCCTTCCTCGCCGCCGATCAACTCCACGAATACGTCGATGGCATCGCTTCTTGCGAGATCCGCGGCATTCGCGAACCACGCAATGCCCGTAAGGTCCACGCCGCGATCCTTGCCGGGGTTGCGTGCCGACACCCCAGCGACCTCGATGCTGCGCCCCGAGCGCTCGGCGATGGCCGCGCCGTTTTCGTGCAGCAGGGACACCAGTCCCGCGCCCACCGTGCCGAGACCGGCGATGCCCAATCGAAGCGGGGGAAGATCAGTCATGTCTCGTCGATCCTTATCGCGCGTCCCCTGGAGTCCTGGCGGCAAGCGCAGTCACCCTGCGCGGCTACAGGCTGACGCACACCAAATCACATCATTATCGGTATCTCTCGGGCGATGCAATTAGGGAGCGTCTGCGTGACAGCGACCGGCTGCCTCGGAACGCGGGGTTTCATCAGCCATCGACGAGGCAGACGTTTCCCGGCCGTCTCCGGTATGGATGTGACATGCGCCTAAGCGC
This genomic window from Rhodomicrobium lacus contains:
- the glpX gene encoding class II fructose-bisphosphatase, which translates into the protein MANEPSFARPASSLMRTLSLDIARVTEGAAVAAAKLRGRGDERQADAAAATAMHRELAELAIDGRIVVGEGERDEVPLLYEGEELGVGGQPVDIAVDPLEGTTLCAKSLPGALAVVTMTERDCMLKVPDVYMEKIAIGPGYEPGLVSLDRPIEENLARLASAKGVRVSELTACVLDRPRHARLIEEIRSAGAAVALIGDGDIAGVIQTCKPDETGIDIYLGTGGSAEGVLAAAALACLGGQIEGRLWGLNDEQARHAETLGIENPRKIFRVEDMVSGDIIFAATGVTDGPLLPGARFFDGRIETHTVIMRSSTRTVRWIRAEHLDVRKFHR
- a CDS encoding homoserine dehydrogenase → MTDLPPLRLGIAGLGTVGAGLVSLLHENGAAIAERSGRSIEVAGVSARNPGKDRGVDLTGIAWFANAADLARSDAIDVFVELIGGEEGPALQSVEAALEAGKHVVTANKALLARHGVYLAGLAEKKNLALNFEAAIAGGIPIVKGLRESLLGNSISRVYGILNGTSNYILTRMQREKLPFAEVLAEAQALGYAEADPSFDIDGQDAGHKLALLAALAFGVRPDFGSIHLEGIRRIEPFDFDAAEELGYRIKLLAVAIQTEDGIEARVSPTMIPKTSALARVDGALNSVAVEGDYAGLIILAGPGAGARATASSVAGDIIDIARNHISPPFILPVARLRPQTRPGMSSHEGGFYIRLSVYDRPGAIAAIATRMAEQDISLESIVQRRAPTDLPGFRRPGNGAESTPVVLITHRTREERLRAALDAIVEDGHVSGVPQTIRIEAL